In the Streptomyces marianii genome, one interval contains:
- a CDS encoding chromosome segregation protein ParM: MTTPRSVTLERLAYTLAAPVLAVAPNVYPDSPVNQVVQLAGAAGIGAWFLAAKSDEPGAGRKILRWSPLVLAAAVDVAAGHTTGFGPYWLDGLLAAGWAAAGSFVLPFSRHTRRRNRPAVAAPAPQLQVAEVPEPSPAVPDDGADLLTREVRMMWENAGMPARTHVVKATRHPGMRHDMTILLRASETGRPITGLTEAAVAAPFAVPSSDVVLSEVAIQPGRQGGPGWMEAHITPDANQRRRKAPTDQERWADKVGSPKGGAPGSELVHKTRDDERGVTFYRAKMSDSTETPRIDLAKVCRGLKLPEDDSCVFVLIDGSEFLISAFDEPPLSQIFPATRELLTPDAKGMYVCGFTITGQPVKTMVYQHDKNAPAHGLTLGVSRSGKTQFFAIHMAAQSLDGQVVWLGTVRKDEKTTVLGRYIDRQGSNALWMARSLRAAKALCEIRADMPWPHDGQPHDYKPGDPRCPYRQLNVYGDEFMTAAQDADFGEFIQKDGEDLTVTGLKYGIGFNPAGQSPFAHNGFSTEMKDNLRQNSRPVIFNMGSPGATRKAAEGTMENAYDVPTIPARYSRTEGSAIERAMRGEADPENGVSTGGVAVIVLDNGRAVLMRSLYADFDTDLSELFPDEVNRLTDYEISELEKRGLWFDWNEPVRPGEFWPEPDEDDGDGRSRRRSGGGGGKGGGGKRSSGSRSEQVTSPRQALEAIKSLNNA; encoded by the coding sequence GTGACCACGCCGCGCAGTGTCACGCTCGAACGCCTCGCCTACACCCTCGCCGCGCCTGTGCTGGCCGTGGCCCCGAACGTCTACCCCGACAGCCCCGTCAACCAGGTCGTGCAGCTGGCCGGCGCCGCCGGGATCGGCGCATGGTTCCTGGCCGCCAAGAGCGATGAGCCCGGCGCCGGACGCAAGATCCTGCGCTGGTCCCCGCTGGTCTTGGCCGCCGCCGTCGACGTCGCCGCCGGGCACACCACCGGCTTCGGCCCGTACTGGCTGGACGGACTGCTCGCCGCCGGATGGGCGGCGGCCGGCTCTTTCGTGCTGCCGTTCTCCCGGCACACCCGCCGCCGCAACCGCCCTGCCGTCGCGGCCCCGGCCCCGCAACTGCAGGTCGCCGAAGTCCCGGAGCCGTCCCCGGCCGTGCCGGACGACGGCGCCGACCTGCTCACCCGCGAGGTGCGGATGATGTGGGAGAACGCCGGGATGCCCGCCCGGACGCACGTCGTCAAGGCCACCCGGCATCCCGGCATGCGGCACGACATGACGATCCTGCTGCGCGCCTCGGAGACCGGACGGCCCATCACCGGCCTCACCGAAGCCGCCGTCGCCGCCCCGTTCGCTGTGCCTTCCAGCGACGTCGTCCTGTCGGAGGTCGCCATCCAGCCCGGCCGCCAGGGCGGACCCGGCTGGATGGAGGCCCACATCACCCCCGACGCCAACCAGCGCCGCCGCAAGGCCCCCACCGACCAGGAGCGCTGGGCGGACAAGGTCGGCTCGCCCAAGGGCGGCGCCCCCGGCTCCGAGCTGGTCCACAAGACCCGCGACGACGAACGCGGGGTCACGTTCTACCGGGCCAAGATGTCCGACTCCACCGAGACCCCGCGCATCGACCTCGCCAAGGTCTGCCGCGGACTGAAGCTGCCCGAGGACGACTCCTGCGTGTTCGTCCTCATCGACGGCTCGGAGTTCCTGATCAGCGCGTTCGATGAGCCGCCGCTGTCGCAGATCTTCCCCGCCACCCGCGAGCTGCTCACCCCGGACGCCAAGGGCATGTACGTGTGCGGGTTCACCATCACCGGCCAGCCGGTCAAGACGATGGTGTACCAGCACGACAAGAACGCCCCGGCCCACGGCCTCACCCTCGGGGTCAGCCGGTCGGGTAAGACGCAGTTCTTCGCGATCCACATGGCCGCCCAGTCCCTGGACGGACAGGTGGTGTGGCTGGGCACCGTCCGCAAGGACGAGAAGACCACCGTGCTCGGCAGGTACATCGACCGGCAGGGCTCGAACGCGCTGTGGATGGCCCGCTCGCTGCGGGCGGCGAAGGCGCTGTGTGAGATCCGCGCCGACATGCCCTGGCCGCACGACGGCCAGCCGCACGACTACAAGCCGGGCGACCCCCGCTGCCCCTACCGGCAGCTGAACGTCTACGGCGATGAGTTCATGACCGCGGCGCAGGACGCGGACTTCGGCGAGTTCATCCAGAAGGACGGCGAGGACCTCACCGTTACCGGGCTCAAGTACGGCATCGGCTTCAACCCGGCCGGGCAGTCGCCGTTCGCGCACAACGGCTTCTCCACGGAGATGAAGGACAACCTGCGGCAGAACAGCCGTCCGGTCATCTTCAACATGGGTTCGCCCGGCGCCACCCGCAAGGCGGCGGAGGGCACCATGGAGAACGCCTACGACGTGCCGACCATCCCGGCGCGCTACTCCCGTACCGAGGGTTCCGCGATCGAGCGGGCCATGCGCGGTGAGGCCGACCCGGAGAACGGCGTCAGCACGGGCGGCGTCGCGGTCATCGTCCTCGACAACGGCCGCGCCGTCCTGATGCGGTCGCTGTACGCGGACTTCGACACCGACCTCTCCGAGCTGTTCCCCGACGAGGTCAACCGGCTCACCGACTACGAGATCAGCGAGCTGGAGAAGCGCGGCCTGTGGTTCGACTGGAACGAGCCCGTGCGGCCCGGCGAGTTCTGGCCCGAGCCCGACGAGGACGACGGCGACGGCCGCTCCCGCCGCCGCAGCGGTGGCGGAGGCGGCAAGGGCGGCGGTGGCAAGCGCAGTTCCGGCAGCCGCTCCGAGCAGGTCACCTCACCCCGCCAGGCGCTGGAGGCCATCAAGAGCCTCAACAACGCCTGA
- a CDS encoding conjugal transfer protein TraB, with protein MSSDLAPSGAGPVPVPADDDNRYKAVQAKLKTLAGALDDAGLELEALVRSVKANAQRAQDVARDIGTAGLDAKFVELTSNVSVALGGAAVQVKKLSDTAQETADLTHQTRRTHSKLYGALDEIRSNRREKTPKPGFFNR; from the coding sequence ATGAGCAGCGATCTCGCACCCAGCGGCGCCGGCCCGGTGCCCGTCCCGGCCGACGACGACAACCGGTACAAGGCCGTCCAGGCCAAGCTCAAGACGCTCGCCGGCGCGCTGGACGACGCCGGCCTCGAGCTGGAGGCGCTGGTGCGCAGCGTCAAGGCCAACGCCCAGCGCGCCCAGGACGTGGCCCGCGACATCGGCACCGCCGGACTCGACGCGAAGTTCGTGGAGCTGACCAGCAACGTCTCGGTGGCCCTCGGGGGCGCGGCCGTGCAGGTCAAGAAGCTGAGCGACACCGCCCAGGAGACCGCCGACCTCACCCACCAGACCCGGCGTACCCACTCCAAGCTCTACGGAGCGCTGGACGAAATCCGCTCCAACCGGCGCGAGAAGACCCCCAAGCCGGGCTTCTTCAACCGCTGA
- a CDS encoding ATP/GTP-binding protein, which produces MMEQNGKLHAAMMKAKGDKAAARSKADADRTKSPGSGLGTDKGRSKAGGGGGSSRGGGGSGGGPSRNNSGPGSKGPGSRGTNSGGGAGRSGSGSSGGSGSGKGGTKGSQTGSGGRTGGSGRNGSSGGSKGSQTGSGGSKNDGPASNARAERARGRQERAGARQAARQERRSAGHAAGIADRSKDRDQARANRQQNRDDRRAKRQERDAARKAKREAAASADSGRTTLGQAVAEEAQRRFDKRRADAKDAKDAKAGAEKVSLTKDKDSKAKGTDGKGEKDAKEGPDGASSGTKDAPASDEPGKDSKAGDGPSDDSKKRRRFRRRRTGSGTGRAGRRGRTGRAGRAGRRRGWAWDGAEDPDPTVEWADGRPSRPSPKPDTSEDIPDAVIVDDEADPFGWYAARRPGLPRAPRQPRVRRGVIKRPGTSRPDATDAPGERDQAVVGRPATSSRPTSTEGSSVSSAEVSRPSGQGGLAAQHRTDITFDEFLMEMANIAIQAASDQEKAEALADALDKVADALRDMSADLIGDHNIATEVTELISDLADAAGRMRQQAERCASECGLALEAAKLAAAMVARIYGQDMAAKEDAGLTYASAAAHHD; this is translated from the coding sequence ATGATGGAGCAGAACGGAAAGCTCCACGCCGCGATGATGAAAGCGAAGGGCGACAAAGCGGCGGCACGGTCAAAGGCCGACGCCGACCGCACGAAGTCGCCGGGCTCCGGCCTGGGGACGGACAAGGGCCGCTCGAAGGCCGGCGGTGGCGGCGGGTCCTCGCGCGGCGGGGGCGGCAGCGGCGGCGGTCCGTCCCGCAACAACTCGGGTCCCGGCTCCAAGGGGCCCGGGTCGCGTGGCACCAACTCCGGCGGCGGCGCCGGGCGTTCGGGGTCCGGATCATCCGGGGGCAGCGGAAGCGGCAAGGGCGGAACGAAGGGCTCCCAGACGGGCTCTGGCGGCCGTACAGGCGGTTCCGGGCGCAACGGGTCGTCCGGGGGCTCGAAAGGCTCTCAGACGGGGTCTGGCGGCTCGAAGAACGACGGCCCGGCCTCCAACGCCCGCGCGGAGCGGGCCCGCGGCCGCCAGGAGCGCGCCGGAGCCCGCCAGGCCGCCCGGCAGGAAAGGCGCAGTGCCGGGCACGCCGCCGGCATCGCCGACCGGTCCAAGGACCGCGACCAGGCCCGCGCCAACCGGCAGCAGAACCGGGATGACCGCCGCGCGAAGCGGCAGGAGCGGGACGCGGCACGGAAGGCGAAGCGGGAAGCCGCGGCGTCGGCCGACTCGGGCCGCACCACCTTGGGCCAGGCCGTCGCGGAGGAAGCCCAGCGCCGCTTCGACAAGCGCCGCGCCGACGCGAAGGACGCCAAGGATGCCAAGGCCGGCGCGGAGAAGGTGAGCCTGACCAAGGACAAGGACTCCAAGGCCAAGGGCACCGACGGCAAGGGCGAGAAGGACGCCAAGGAGGGCCCTGACGGGGCCTCCAGCGGCACAAAGGACGCCCCGGCGTCCGATGAGCCGGGCAAGGACTCCAAGGCCGGTGACGGGCCGTCTGACGACTCGAAGAAACGGCGCCGGTTCCGGCGTCGGCGCACCGGCAGCGGAACCGGCAGGGCCGGTCGGCGGGGCCGCACTGGTCGTGCGGGGCGTGCCGGGCGGCGACGCGGCTGGGCATGGGACGGGGCGGAGGATCCCGACCCGACGGTGGAGTGGGCCGACGGCCGCCCGAGCCGTCCCAGCCCGAAGCCGGACACCAGCGAGGACATCCCGGACGCGGTGATCGTCGACGACGAAGCCGACCCGTTCGGCTGGTATGCCGCCCGCCGTCCCGGCCTGCCCCGCGCGCCCAGGCAACCGCGCGTCAGGCGGGGGGTCATCAAGCGCCCCGGCACCAGTCGGCCGGACGCGACCGACGCACCCGGCGAGCGCGATCAGGCCGTCGTCGGCCGACCGGCCACCAGCAGCCGACCCACCAGCACCGAAGGGAGCAGCGTGAGCAGCGCGGAGGTCAGCAGGCCGTCCGGGCAGGGCGGTCTGGCCGCCCAGCACCGCACGGACATCACGTTCGACGAGTTCTTGATGGAGATGGCGAACATCGCCATCCAGGCCGCCTCCGACCAGGAGAAGGCCGAAGCCCTCGCGGACGCGCTCGACAAGGTCGCCGACGCCCTGCGGGACATGTCCGCCGACCTGATCGGCGACCACAACATCGCCACCGAGGTCACCGAACTGATCTCGGACCTGGCCGACGCCGCGGGCCGGATGAGGCAGCAGGCCGAACGGTGCGCGTCCGAGTGCGGCCTCGCCCTGGAGGCCGCCAAGCTCGCGGCCGCGATGGTCGCCCGCATCTACGGCCAGGACATGGCCGCCAAGGAAGACGCGGGCCTGACGTACGCGTCGGCCGCCGCCCACCACGACTAA
- a CDS encoding DUF2637 domain-containing protein has product MANTTTRRRRNAAPAAKPRGAGRAKATKPSAAIPAQAAAPEETTVPLVHPEADPVLADAADRAADLRDLAADDAARILADSEARAAELLDGARSEAASITEAATTEQARVLADAQADADRVRTEAASTAAADADQVLADADAKAKQLLADARRQAEEVTTAAAARSDEVQAEAAQAAAKVLADAEAARTELLAAAERTAAETRTRATTDAEALLERARGEADRLRESADDQAAQVRAGAEKMAAGLRADADRALDDARSSAEELRAATDKDVARLREQAEKDATSAREAAAKATADQAAAAQARAEADRVLQAATERTVQRARRREIRTESRAARRKARNDARPAGGVPPLSGQELVLVAGIVLAAAVVSTLGLLSSYTALETKASGWGWEWPWLLPVGIDVAIPAFTGANLVLIRMGMELRWIRWVPRALTAVTVYLNWNASDSASGRLGHAALTLLWVVFSEIASHVYATRIGAVTGKKRMETVRRSRWILAPIPTARLRRRMILWEITSYEEALTRLQEQTYLRAQLKEEYGWRWRSKAPLEQRMALKLGSAPAALADTLTPEDALTVERAEETEHAHPDMSALTSGEVRGERERPALTSGAHEGERDTEETDAQRAEGALTRSETEALTERRHARIRLLYTELGRRPEWTEIRDALTDAGLSDKPVSRPTAQRLRAQVEEAAPGA; this is encoded by the coding sequence GTGGCCAACACCACCACCCGGCGCAGGCGGAATGCCGCCCCGGCCGCGAAGCCCCGAGGCGCCGGGCGCGCCAAGGCGACCAAGCCGTCGGCCGCCATCCCCGCCCAGGCCGCCGCCCCCGAAGAGACCACCGTGCCGCTGGTGCACCCGGAGGCCGACCCGGTCCTGGCCGATGCCGCCGACCGCGCCGCCGACCTCCGGGACCTGGCCGCCGACGACGCAGCGCGCATCCTCGCCGACAGCGAGGCCCGCGCCGCCGAACTCCTGGACGGCGCCCGCTCGGAGGCTGCCTCGATCACCGAGGCGGCCACCACCGAGCAGGCCCGTGTCCTGGCCGACGCGCAGGCCGACGCCGACCGGGTCCGCACGGAGGCCGCGAGCACCGCGGCCGCCGACGCCGACCAGGTCCTGGCCGACGCCGACGCGAAGGCCAAGCAGCTGCTCGCCGACGCCCGCCGCCAGGCGGAGGAGGTCACCACCGCGGCGGCCGCGCGGTCCGACGAGGTCCAGGCGGAGGCCGCGCAGGCCGCCGCCAAGGTTCTCGCCGACGCGGAGGCCGCGCGCACCGAGCTGCTCGCGGCGGCGGAGCGCACCGCGGCGGAGACCCGCACCCGGGCCACCACCGACGCCGAAGCTCTCCTGGAGCGGGCGCGGGGCGAGGCCGACCGGCTGCGCGAGAGCGCGGACGACCAGGCCGCGCAGGTGCGTGCCGGGGCGGAGAAGATGGCCGCCGGCCTTCGCGCCGACGCCGACCGCGCCCTGGACGACGCCCGCAGTTCCGCTGAGGAGCTGCGGGCCGCCACGGACAAGGACGTCGCCCGGCTGCGGGAGCAGGCGGAGAAGGACGCGACGTCGGCCCGGGAGGCGGCGGCCAAGGCCACGGCCGACCAGGCCGCCGCCGCGCAGGCCCGAGCCGAGGCGGACCGGGTCCTTCAGGCGGCGACGGAGCGCACCGTGCAGCGGGCGAGGCGCCGGGAGATCCGGACCGAGTCCCGAGCCGCGCGGCGCAAGGCCCGCAACGACGCCCGGCCCGCTGGCGGTGTCCCGCCGCTGTCCGGGCAGGAGCTGGTCCTGGTCGCCGGGATCGTCCTGGCGGCCGCGGTCGTCTCCACTCTCGGTCTGCTGTCCTCCTACACCGCGCTGGAGACCAAGGCGTCGGGGTGGGGCTGGGAGTGGCCGTGGCTGCTGCCGGTCGGCATCGATGTCGCCATCCCGGCGTTCACCGGCGCCAACCTGGTGCTGATCCGCATGGGCATGGAGCTCCGGTGGATCCGCTGGGTGCCGCGGGCGCTGACGGCGGTGACCGTGTACCTGAACTGGAACGCCTCGGACTCCGCGTCGGGCCGTCTCGGGCACGCGGCCCTCACGCTGCTGTGGGTGGTCTTCTCGGAGATCGCCTCCCACGTGTACGCGACGCGGATCGGCGCGGTCACCGGCAAGAAGCGGATGGAGACGGTGCGGCGCTCGCGCTGGATCCTCGCCCCGATCCCCACCGCTCGGCTTCGCCGCCGGATGATCCTGTGGGAGATCACCTCCTACGAGGAGGCGCTCACCCGGCTCCAGGAGCAGACCTACCTGCGAGCGCAGCTCAAGGAGGAGTACGGGTGGCGGTGGCGGAGCAAGGCTCCGCTGGAGCAGCGGATGGCGCTCAAGCTCGGCTCCGCGCCCGCCGCGCTCGCCGACACGCTCACTCCCGAGGACGCGCTCACCGTCGAACGGGCGGAGGAGACCGAGCATGCTCACCCCGACATGAGCGCGCTCACCTCGGGCGAGGTTCGCGGCGAGCGTGAGCGCCCGGCGCTCACCTCCGGCGCTCACGAGGGTGAGCGCGACACGGAGGAGACGGACGCTCAGCGAGCGGAGGGCGCGCTTACGCGCAGCGAGACGGAGGCGCTGACCGAGCGCCGCCACGCTCGTATCCGTCTGCTCTACACCGAGCTCGGGCGCCGACCCGAGTGGACGGAGATCCGCGACGCGCTCACCGACGCGGGCCTGTCCGACAAGCCGGTCTCCCGCCCGACCGCGCAGCGCCTGCGCGCTCAGGTCGAAGAGGCCGCCCCGGGCGCGTAG
- a CDS encoding tyrosine-type recombinase/integrase produces the protein MRYWTVVDDGYEVVFIADQWLRFLRFGRSRSELTTKAYAGGIALYLRWCRSTGREWSVAARDLGLFMVWLKYTPSSLDDDPAPVVLGPGADPARKERRVNGVLAAVRGLLSYAVSVGEAPRSVLGQIYELADSRDLPVEAQGEDSGLTYRLRAVHRSQEPEAEVDRATDEELVAMFLECRNARDRLIVLLLGRVGLRRGQAAGLHRSDCHLLPDSRALGCDYSGAHLHVRRRENSNRAWSKSKQAWTQPLDFLVVQAFDQYIDERHEILGAGGSDFLLVNLFREPLGAPMPPDALGELFERLSQRAGLSRKVGPHMARRAFGSNVADAGGSVDEVQALLGQTHPESPRPYLIPDRARLREAIERVPSPRSLHGTGEK, from the coding sequence GTGCGGTATTGGACGGTCGTCGATGACGGCTACGAGGTCGTGTTCATCGCTGATCAGTGGCTGAGGTTCTTGCGGTTCGGCCGAAGCCGTTCCGAGTTGACGACGAAGGCGTACGCCGGCGGCATAGCGCTGTACCTGCGGTGGTGCCGGTCAACCGGGCGCGAATGGTCCGTCGCTGCGCGGGACCTGGGCCTGTTCATGGTCTGGCTGAAGTACACGCCGTCCTCGCTGGATGACGATCCGGCGCCGGTGGTGCTGGGGCCGGGCGCCGACCCGGCTCGCAAAGAGCGGAGGGTCAACGGCGTCCTGGCGGCGGTGCGGGGGCTGCTGTCCTACGCGGTGTCGGTCGGTGAGGCACCGAGGTCGGTGCTCGGGCAGATCTACGAGCTGGCGGACAGCCGGGACCTGCCGGTGGAGGCCCAGGGCGAGGATTCCGGCCTGACCTACCGGCTGCGAGCTGTCCACCGGAGCCAGGAGCCGGAAGCCGAGGTGGACCGGGCCACCGACGAAGAGCTGGTGGCGATGTTCCTGGAGTGCCGCAATGCCCGTGACCGGCTGATCGTGCTGCTGCTCGGCCGGGTCGGGCTGCGCCGCGGCCAGGCGGCCGGTCTGCACCGCAGTGACTGTCACCTGCTTCCCGATTCGCGGGCGCTGGGCTGCGACTACAGCGGCGCTCACCTCCACGTCCGGCGACGGGAGAACAGCAACCGGGCGTGGTCGAAGTCGAAGCAGGCCTGGACACAGCCGTTGGACTTCCTGGTGGTCCAGGCTTTCGACCAGTACATCGACGAGCGACACGAAATACTCGGGGCGGGCGGCAGCGACTTCCTCCTGGTGAACCTGTTCCGTGAGCCGCTGGGGGCGCCGATGCCGCCGGACGCGCTGGGCGAGTTGTTCGAGCGGCTGAGCCAGCGGGCCGGGCTGTCGCGGAAGGTCGGTCCCCACATGGCCCGCCGGGCCTTTGGCAGCAACGTTGCGGACGCCGGCGGGTCGGTGGACGAAGTGCAGGCCCTGCTCGGCCAGACCCACCCGGAGTCGCCCAGGCCCTACCTGATCCCCGACCGGGCCCGATTGC